Proteins encoded within one genomic window of Edaphobacter lichenicola:
- a CDS encoding CRTAC1 family protein translates to MNRRRFIRSLSRTALVLPFADILALASPLQQQAPPPKGIGPQERSYDAKTAPPPPGERSPIEDMPLGLSFFDVAKEAGLTSKTIYGGEAKNKYLLETTGCGLAFYDYDNDGWLDLFLVNGWRLEGFPMGQEPRCHLFKNNRDGTFTDVTTGSGLEHKIGWGQACCVGDYNNDGNDDLFVTYYGQNALYRNNGNGTFTDVTQQAGLLQPGPKVRWNTGCTFVDYDRDGHLDLFVANYVDFDLKTAPLPEDGPCTYKGILVACGPPGLAGGRNILYHNNGDGTFSDVSEKSGMWTAVGTYGLSVAASDLDNDGWPDIYVANDSAPATLYLNQKDGTFRDIAIEAGAALSAEAKPQAGMGVSIGDYNHSGSFDIVKTNFAGDTDSLYTNMGDATFEDHTYPSGLGENTRLLGWGVGFFDMDNDGWLDILMSNGHVYPEVDKSKADLKYAEHKYLYRNLHNGRFQDVTNRGGPGILEDVPARGCAFGDYDNDGDLDIVVNCINAGPQLLRCDSTLNRNWIKIKLVGVKSNRSGIGSRVIVTATTTPDAAKPSRQLDELRSGGSYFSQNDMRMHFGLDRAKKVDIVEIRWLSGQVDQLKNLEVNQLYVVQEGGKILKAGPLKGAKRKS, encoded by the coding sequence ATGAATCGCCGTAGATTTATCCGATCCCTTAGCCGTACTGCCCTGGTGTTGCCGTTTGCGGATATTCTGGCGCTGGCTTCGCCGTTGCAGCAGCAGGCTCCGCCGCCAAAGGGTATAGGCCCGCAGGAGCGCAGCTACGATGCGAAGACTGCTCCGCCTCCGCCTGGAGAGAGGTCTCCGATCGAGGATATGCCGCTTGGCTTGAGTTTTTTCGACGTTGCGAAAGAAGCTGGCCTTACGAGCAAGACTATCTATGGAGGGGAAGCGAAGAATAAGTATCTGCTGGAGACAACGGGTTGTGGGCTGGCTTTTTACGACTACGACAATGACGGATGGCTTGACCTGTTCCTCGTCAATGGCTGGCGGCTGGAGGGGTTTCCCATGGGACAGGAGCCGCGTTGTCATCTCTTCAAGAACAATCGCGATGGAACCTTCACTGACGTAACTACCGGCTCTGGCCTAGAGCATAAGATCGGTTGGGGGCAGGCCTGCTGCGTGGGGGACTATAACAACGATGGCAATGACGATTTATTTGTAACTTACTATGGTCAGAATGCGCTGTACCGCAATAACGGGAATGGAACCTTTACCGATGTGACACAACAGGCGGGTCTTCTCCAGCCTGGACCGAAGGTGCGTTGGAATACGGGTTGCACGTTTGTCGATTACGACCGCGATGGGCATCTTGATCTGTTTGTCGCCAACTATGTTGACTTCGATCTGAAGACTGCACCTTTGCCGGAGGACGGGCCGTGTACGTATAAAGGGATACTTGTAGCGTGCGGTCCGCCGGGGCTGGCCGGTGGCAGAAATATCTTGTATCACAACAACGGCGATGGAACCTTTAGTGACGTTAGTGAGAAGTCTGGAATGTGGACTGCGGTTGGAACCTACGGGCTTAGTGTCGCCGCGTCGGATCTGGACAATGATGGTTGGCCTGATATCTATGTTGCAAATGATTCGGCGCCGGCCACGCTCTATCTGAATCAGAAGGATGGAACCTTTCGCGACATCGCGATCGAGGCCGGAGCGGCACTTTCGGCCGAAGCCAAACCGCAGGCAGGGATGGGCGTTTCGATTGGGGACTATAACCACAGCGGCAGCTTCGACATTGTGAAGACAAACTTCGCGGGCGATACCGATTCGCTCTACACCAACATGGGGGATGCGACGTTTGAAGACCACACCTATCCCAGCGGATTGGGAGAAAATACGCGACTGCTTGGATGGGGCGTTGGCTTCTTCGATATGGACAACGATGGATGGCTCGATATCTTAATGTCGAACGGCCATGTCTATCCTGAGGTAGACAAGTCAAAAGCTGATCTTAAATACGCGGAGCATAAGTATCTGTATCGGAACCTGCACAATGGCCGCTTTCAGGACGTCACGAATAGAGGTGGTCCGGGGATATTGGAGGATGTGCCGGCGCGTGGCTGTGCCTTTGGCGACTACGATAACGACGGGGATCTGGATATCGTCGTGAACTGCATCAACGCAGGGCCACAGCTTCTACGCTGCGATTCGACACTGAATCGTAACTGGATCAAGATCAAACTGGTTGGTGTGAAGTCGAACCGTTCCGGGATTGGAAGCCGGGTGATTGTGACTGCTACAACGACACCCGATGCTGCAAAGCCTTCGAGGCAGCTTGACGAGCTACGGAGCGGAGGCAGCTATTTTTCGCAAAACGATATGCGGATGCACTTTGGACTCGACCGGGCCAAAAAGGTGGATATTGTCGAGATACGATGGCTTAGCGGGCAGGTGGATCAACTCAAAAATCTTGAGGTCAACCAGCTTTATGTCGTTCAGGAAGGCGGGAAGATCTTGAAGGCTGGCCCGCTGAAGGGAGCGAAACGGAAGAGTTAG
- a CDS encoding YceI family protein encodes MRLALLSLLTIVLLPTPGKAQLPVFKTTPESSSINFYVKASVALVGKFDKWDASLKFTSSDVTTAVLDIRIAAGTVNTGSGIKDKRLKSKDFFDVEQSPSITFHSTKVVQTGPETFDVFGNFSIRGVSKPETLKLTVSGKGTGSGVIKGAMAFDRKDYGMTSGIPFVKIADRVEVDVDLKVEQVSGPRLVYKQ; translated from the coding sequence ATGCGACTAGCCCTTCTGAGTCTTCTGACAATTGTCTTGCTGCCGACGCCAGGCAAGGCTCAACTTCCCGTCTTCAAAACTACTCCAGAGAGCAGCAGTATCAACTTTTACGTTAAAGCTTCTGTTGCTCTGGTCGGTAAATTCGATAAGTGGGATGCTTCTTTGAAGTTCACCTCTTCGGATGTAACGACGGCGGTTCTGGATATCCGGATTGCGGCGGGCACGGTGAATACCGGGAGTGGAATAAAGGACAAAAGGCTGAAGAGCAAGGATTTTTTCGACGTTGAACAATCGCCGTCGATCACGTTTCACTCAACGAAGGTGGTGCAGACTGGCCCCGAAACCTTTGATGTCTTTGGTAATTTTTCCATACGGGGGGTATCTAAACCTGAGACTTTGAAGCTGACGGTTTCTGGTAAAGGCACGGGGTCGGGCGTTATCAAAGGGGCTATGGCGTTTGATCGCAAGGACTATGGGATGACGAGCGGGATTCCTTTTGTGAAGATCGCCGACCGCGTTGAAGTGGATGTGGACTTGAAAGTAGAGCAGGTCAGCGGGCCTCGACTGGTCTATAAGCAGTAG
- a CDS encoding tetratricopeptide repeat protein, translating into MTQKKDSNGNEASSNGAEFQKLQLPPAPASELGAVKVWEEPVVMRTYMAAAPDSHPMFLEKRVYQGSSGRVYPLPVIDRVDTEPRLHEWRAVHIENEYVRLMVLPEIGGRIHVGYDKLNGYDFFYRQNVIKPALVGLAGPWVSGGVEFNWPQHHRPATFMPVEVAIERDPDGSVTIWCSDHDPMVRMKGMHGLCLRPGKAYLELKVRLYNRTQDTQTFLWWANVATRVHEKYQSFFPTDVRFVADHAKRAVTEFPLSQGCYYGVDYGQRAVSGVPEEEKPSKFVPDGSYPPNDLSWYSNIPVPTSYMVANSKGDFAGGYDHAVNAGMVHVANHHIAPGKKQWTWGNHDFGYAWDRSLTESDGPYIELMAGVYTDNQPDFSFLAPGETKSFSQYWYPIREIGVPDLANLDAAVRLERARGKVVVHLLVTRSILNALVCLKNGGKKVAEWRGRLQPETPLHMELSVGDDSGLFELLLIEGDELEEDVILRYVPTEIVAASAPEVATEPGLPETILTSDELYLIGLHLEQYRHATRTPEDYWLEAIRRDAGDSRSNHTLGRWYLRRGEFSIAERYLRTAIARLTARNPNPYDGEPHYNLGLTLRYQGKIDEAYEAFYKSTWNAAWRGPAYHRLAEIDCGRREWPRAFDHIERSLRAEADNLNARNLKAVVLQRFGRIAEAKTLIKATLDLDPLDNWSRYLDTGSIPQNGQQRLDLGLDFLRCNLLDDALKVFSAGTEEVEAGSSAMMLYALAYVYGLLGREDESEKTYQLASAANVDYVFPSRLEELLLLEAAMERDSLDMRAPYYLGNLLYDRRRHEEAIKLWERAGELDSQFATIWRNLGFAYYNVDGDEKKAREAYARARVLSPEDGRILYEQDQLLKRTGEPASQRLSVLEESLDLVALRDDLSVELATLYNQVGRPADSLKILQSRRFQPWEGGEGLVLSQYVRSNLLLGFKALTEKDGPTAIRLFQAAWNPPESISEAKHLLMNLSMIDYWLGTAFAANCDHANAALHWERAAQHRGDFQQMQVYSISDNTYWSAQSLASLGRNEEAMRIFQEIYDYSFDLERQTPKIDYFATSLPAMLLFEENLVQRQEISAKFLRAQALLGLGQIGPAVILLNEVCRLDRNHAGAADLLAAVETVVS; encoded by the coding sequence ATGACGCAGAAAAAAGACTCGAATGGGAACGAAGCTTCTTCCAACGGAGCGGAGTTTCAGAAGCTGCAACTTCCACCTGCTCCGGCCTCTGAACTAGGGGCGGTGAAAGTATGGGAAGAGCCGGTCGTCATGCGAACTTACATGGCCGCCGCGCCAGATTCTCATCCGATGTTCCTCGAGAAACGCGTCTACCAGGGAAGCAGCGGTCGGGTGTATCCGTTGCCAGTGATCGACCGCGTCGATACGGAGCCCCGGCTCCATGAGTGGAGAGCCGTACACATCGAAAATGAGTACGTTCGACTGATGGTTTTGCCGGAGATTGGGGGCCGTATTCATGTCGGGTACGACAAGCTCAACGGCTACGACTTCTTCTATCGACAGAATGTAATCAAGCCCGCTCTGGTTGGACTCGCGGGACCGTGGGTGTCGGGAGGAGTGGAGTTCAACTGGCCGCAGCACCATCGTCCTGCGACCTTTATGCCGGTTGAAGTGGCAATTGAGCGGGATCCGGATGGATCGGTCACGATCTGGTGCAGCGATCATGATCCGATGGTGAGGATGAAAGGCATGCATGGTCTTTGCCTGCGTCCTGGTAAAGCTTATCTCGAGCTCAAAGTACGCCTCTACAATCGCACGCAGGATACACAGACTTTTCTGTGGTGGGCGAATGTTGCGACGCGTGTCCATGAGAAGTATCAGTCTTTCTTTCCGACGGACGTGCGATTCGTTGCCGACCACGCCAAACGCGCGGTGACGGAGTTTCCTCTCAGTCAAGGATGCTATTACGGAGTCGACTATGGACAGCGTGCCGTGAGTGGGGTTCCAGAGGAGGAAAAGCCGTCGAAGTTTGTGCCGGATGGGTCTTACCCACCCAATGATCTGAGTTGGTACTCGAACATTCCGGTTCCAACCAGCTATATGGTTGCGAACTCTAAAGGAGATTTTGCTGGAGGGTACGATCATGCCGTCAATGCCGGCATGGTGCATGTCGCCAATCACCATATCGCCCCTGGGAAGAAACAGTGGACGTGGGGGAATCACGACTTTGGATACGCCTGGGACCGAAGTCTTACTGAGTCAGACGGGCCTTACATCGAGTTGATGGCGGGAGTTTACACGGATAATCAGCCCGATTTCTCTTTCCTCGCACCAGGAGAGACGAAGAGCTTTAGTCAATATTGGTATCCCATTCGCGAAATTGGTGTGCCGGATCTGGCGAATCTTGACGCTGCAGTTCGACTTGAAAGGGCAAGAGGTAAAGTCGTTGTACATCTCCTGGTCACTCGCTCTATCCTCAACGCTCTTGTCTGTCTAAAAAATGGAGGAAAGAAGGTCGCGGAATGGCGGGGTAGGTTGCAGCCTGAGACGCCGCTCCACATGGAGTTATCTGTCGGTGATGACTCTGGTCTGTTCGAACTCTTATTGATAGAAGGGGACGAATTAGAAGAAGACGTGATTCTTCGATACGTCCCGACTGAGATTGTTGCGGCATCCGCTCCTGAGGTGGCCACTGAGCCAGGTTTGCCAGAGACCATTTTAACTAGCGATGAGTTGTACCTGATTGGGCTGCACCTTGAGCAGTATCGCCATGCGACGAGAACTCCTGAAGATTATTGGCTGGAAGCTATTCGTAGAGATGCAGGAGATAGCCGATCAAATCACACACTGGGACGCTGGTATCTTAGACGAGGCGAGTTCTCGATCGCCGAACGATATCTGCGAACTGCTATCGCGAGACTTACGGCGCGCAATCCAAATCCTTATGATGGTGAGCCACACTACAACCTCGGATTGACACTGCGCTATCAGGGCAAAATCGATGAAGCTTATGAGGCTTTCTATAAATCTACATGGAACGCCGCTTGGCGCGGCCCCGCCTATCATCGACTGGCGGAGATTGACTGCGGCCGTCGGGAGTGGCCACGTGCGTTCGATCATATTGAGCGTTCTCTGAGGGCAGAGGCGGACAATCTGAACGCGCGTAATCTCAAGGCTGTCGTCTTGCAGCGCTTCGGCAGAATCGCGGAGGCAAAGACATTGATCAAGGCGACTCTCGATCTTGATCCTCTTGATAACTGGAGTAGATATCTCGATACCGGCAGTATTCCCCAGAATGGTCAGCAGAGGCTAGACCTTGGTCTCGATTTTTTGCGTTGCAACCTTCTGGACGACGCTTTGAAGGTCTTCTCAGCCGGTACGGAAGAAGTGGAAGCTGGCTCGTCGGCCATGATGCTTTACGCTCTAGCATACGTCTACGGGCTTCTTGGTAGGGAAGATGAAAGTGAAAAGACTTACCAGTTAGCTTCTGCTGCGAACGTGGACTATGTATTCCCCAGCAGGTTAGAGGAGTTGCTCCTACTTGAAGCCGCGATGGAGCGGGATTCACTGGATATGCGCGCTCCCTACTATCTCGGTAATCTGCTGTACGACAGGCGACGCCACGAAGAAGCCATTAAACTGTGGGAACGTGCGGGGGAACTTGATTCACAGTTCGCAACTATCTGGCGCAATCTTGGCTTCGCATATTACAACGTCGATGGGGACGAGAAGAAAGCGCGTGAAGCCTATGCGCGTGCTCGCGTGCTTTCCCCAGAGGATGGTCGGATACTTTATGAACAGGACCAATTGCTGAAGCGCACTGGTGAACCTGCTTCACAGCGGCTCTCGGTGTTAGAAGAGTCGTTGGACTTGGTCGCATTGCGTGACGATCTATCAGTCGAACTGGCCACCCTCTATAACCAGGTAGGCCGGCCTGCGGATTCATTGAAGATATTGCAGTCTCGTAGATTTCAGCCATGGGAGGGCGGGGAAGGCCTGGTGCTGTCACAGTATGTTCGATCCAATCTGCTGCTTGGATTCAAGGCCCTAACGGAAAAGGATGGACCGACGGCGATTCGGTTATTTCAAGCCGCATGGAATCCGCCGGAGAGCATAAGCGAAGCAAAACATCTTCTTATGAATCTAAGCATGATCGACTACTGGTTGGGCACCGCGTTTGCGGCAAATTGTGATCATGCCAATGCTGCGCTGCATTGGGAGCGTGCTGCACAACATCGCGGTGACTTTCAACAGATGCAGGTCTATTCCATTTCGGATAACACCTATTGGAGCGCTCAATCTCTCGCCAGTCTGGGACGGAACGAAGAGGCGATGCGAATTTTTCAGGAGATATACGACTACTCTTTCGACTTGGAGCGGCAAACCCCTAAGATCGACTACTTCGCTACCTCGCTGCCTGCGATGCTCCTCTTCGAAGAGAACCTGGTTCAGCGGCAAGAGATCTCGGCGAAGTTTTTGCGCGCCCAGGCATTACTGGGTCTGGGCCAGATAGGCCCTGCGGTCATTCTGCTGAACGAGGTATGTCGGCTCGATAGAAACCACGCAGGGGCCGCCGATCTGTTGGCAGCAGTTGAAACGGTGGTGAGCTGA
- a CDS encoding aldose epimerase family protein, producing the protein MNEHEPLSLQNELLRIEVLPSFGGKISSLASMRTGEEFLLPPLNGYHPASPNADFSQSDGGGFDECLPSVARSESIADEHPIPDHGDLWRQRWQVDSQNAAITLHVDAVSRPLRLTRKISLKGSSVILDYDLFNRSNSPTTWLWSAHPLLRVDAGDHIVLPNGINELSVEYSAGNLFRTDSSIAWPLAKSTSGAIVDLSEVADKDGVTAHKLFARIGNLGWGGLYRRRISQGLILRFDPSALPFIGIWICSGAWPENGAKKQYTVALEPTTSNKDSLASAVHHGTACHLDSQEHFRWRLELQLAGASSPISFEDFCTEAKS; encoded by the coding sequence ATGAACGAGCACGAACCCCTTTCCCTTCAAAACGAACTCCTGCGAATCGAGGTGCTCCCCTCGTTTGGAGGCAAAATTTCCTCCCTGGCCAGTATGAGAACAGGAGAAGAATTTTTGCTGCCACCGCTCAACGGCTATCATCCTGCCTCGCCAAACGCCGACTTCAGCCAAAGCGATGGGGGAGGCTTTGACGAATGTCTACCAAGCGTCGCGAGGAGCGAAAGCATTGCCGACGAACACCCTATCCCCGACCACGGCGATCTATGGCGACAAAGGTGGCAAGTCGATTCGCAGAACGCAGCCATTACCCTTCACGTCGACGCAGTATCACGCCCTCTTAGACTGACAAGGAAGATCTCCTTGAAGGGTTCATCAGTGATCCTCGACTACGACCTCTTCAACAGGTCGAACTCACCAACAACCTGGCTCTGGTCTGCTCATCCTCTCCTTCGTGTCGATGCAGGGGACCACATCGTATTACCCAATGGGATCAATGAACTTTCGGTAGAGTACTCCGCCGGCAACCTCTTTCGTACCGATAGCTCCATCGCGTGGCCACTTGCAAAATCAACATCGGGTGCGATCGTCGATTTAAGCGAAGTTGCTGACAAGGACGGCGTAACAGCGCACAAGTTATTTGCTCGCATAGGCAATTTGGGTTGGGGTGGTCTCTACCGGCGCAGGATAAGCCAAGGTCTTATCCTGCGGTTCGATCCCTCTGCCCTCCCTTTCATAGGCATATGGATCTGTTCAGGAGCGTGGCCGGAAAACGGAGCGAAGAAGCAATACACCGTAGCGCTCGAGCCCACAACGTCCAACAAGGACTCACTGGCCTCTGCCGTACATCACGGAACCGCATGCCATCTCGACAGCCAGGAGCACTTTCGATGGAGACTCGAGCTCCAACTTGCCGGAGCTTCTTCACCAATTAGTTTTGAGGATTTCTGTACTGAGGCAAAGTCTTAG
- a CDS encoding alpha-galactosidase D, whose protein sequence is MTEKQFCFAEPRTFQRQVEDQPLRNLHRFLLALFFAAASLFVAVVSVEAQTPGIAERPYLGWSSFSQQTISSNFLTQANMAAQSDALLSSGLQAHGFNYINMDSGWQGSFDAYGRPTPNLTTFPDITALVAHIHENGQKAGIYWIPGVEYPAVVANSPILGTPYHIQDILTVPYQAGNAFGAPGTSPYHYKIDFTKPGAQEYINSVVDLFASWGIDAIKLDAVTPGSYSYDLSIDNRADVAAWGKAIAQSGRPIWFTISWALDKDYLSVWQQYANARRIEGDIDCEGNCATITNWAMASWRFYDLVGWQNDASAAVGWNDLDSLEVMNNTTSGLSSEERQSITTLWAMANAPMYLGGDLTSLDDFGKQILTNDEVLAINQSGHPAKQALGGDTPVWVSDLGDGSYYVAVFNLNAFPSRVTVPWSSLGFANAPSVRDLWNHIELGSYGKAFSTTILGHGVRLLKVKGQGRVQPAEAQSYEAEAATLSGTAVIAACAGCSGGEKVGGLAVGANNTVTFNNVTVRRSGVYQMQIDSLTQGPRSLIYKVNNGPLTTLNVGGGSFFLPSSTTVSVPLNAGVNSLQFGSPTSYPPDMDRIVIRGGGFGAPPLPNSVTYEAENATLAGTVTPPYCEYCSGAAEAGNIGGGSGNTVTFPNVIVDKAGAYLMEIDYLTSGPRSFFMTVNGGTSTELDLNGSSFSLPTSAVISVQLQAGSNTIQFGNATGYAPALDRIAIAPVVESANLSASIVGKAGAQNLRVWKISLNNLGEGRAARSEINTFSLTQSSGDGTCYPKVIGRLPIELGDIVSNGHSNIKVPIDFSKCSNNAQFNVNLVFSANNGADVGSLGGSSEIR, encoded by the coding sequence ATGACAGAGAAACAGTTCTGCTTCGCCGAACCCCGGACGTTCCAGAGGCAGGTCGAGGATCAGCCTCTACGAAACCTTCATCGCTTCCTTCTTGCATTGTTTTTTGCTGCCGCTTCACTCTTCGTGGCCGTTGTTTCGGTGGAAGCGCAGACACCCGGAATTGCAGAGCGGCCTTATCTCGGCTGGAGCAGCTTTAGCCAACAGACGATCTCGAGCAACTTCCTGACGCAGGCAAATATGGCCGCTCAGTCGGACGCGCTGCTATCTTCCGGATTGCAGGCTCATGGCTTCAACTACATCAATATGGACTCTGGCTGGCAAGGCAGCTTTGACGCGTACGGTCGTCCCACTCCAAATCTGACGACCTTCCCCGATATCACTGCTCTGGTGGCGCACATTCATGAGAACGGACAGAAGGCAGGAATTTACTGGATTCCAGGGGTGGAATATCCGGCCGTTGTTGCCAACTCTCCGATCCTTGGCACTCCGTACCATATCCAGGACATCCTGACGGTTCCGTACCAGGCGGGGAATGCCTTTGGTGCTCCTGGAACCTCTCCTTATCACTACAAGATCGACTTCACCAAGCCGGGCGCGCAGGAGTACATCAATTCGGTAGTGGATCTGTTCGCTTCCTGGGGCATCGACGCGATCAAACTCGATGCGGTTACTCCGGGGTCGTACAGCTACGACCTGTCGATAGACAATCGTGCGGACGTGGCGGCTTGGGGAAAGGCAATTGCGCAGAGTGGCCGTCCGATCTGGTTTACGATCTCGTGGGCCCTGGATAAGGACTATCTCAGCGTGTGGCAGCAGTACGCGAATGCTCGCAGGATCGAAGGCGACATTGACTGTGAAGGCAACTGCGCGACGATTACGAATTGGGCCATGGCTTCGTGGCGGTTCTACGATCTTGTGGGATGGCAGAACGATGCAAGTGCCGCGGTCGGCTGGAATGACCTGGATTCGCTTGAGGTGATGAACAATACCACCTCTGGCCTGAGCTCGGAAGAACGGCAATCGATCACTACGCTTTGGGCGATGGCGAATGCGCCGATGTACCTGGGCGGAGATCTGACAAGTCTGGACGACTTCGGCAAACAGATCTTGACCAATGATGAGGTGCTCGCTATCAATCAGTCCGGCCATCCGGCGAAGCAGGCACTGGGCGGAGATACTCCGGTGTGGGTCTCCGACCTGGGTGACGGGAGCTACTATGTGGCCGTGTTCAATCTGAATGCATTTCCATCCCGTGTGACGGTGCCGTGGAGTAGTCTGGGCTTCGCGAATGCGCCGAGCGTTCGTGACCTGTGGAATCACATTGAACTGGGTAGTTATGGCAAAGCCTTCAGCACAACGATTCTGGGTCATGGTGTACGGCTTTTGAAGGTCAAGGGGCAAGGACGCGTCCAACCTGCCGAAGCGCAGAGCTATGAGGCAGAGGCGGCTACGTTGAGCGGCACAGCCGTGATCGCGGCCTGTGCGGGGTGTTCGGGTGGAGAGAAGGTCGGTGGACTGGCTGTGGGTGCGAATAACACCGTGACCTTCAACAATGTCACGGTACGTCGAAGCGGCGTGTATCAGATGCAGATAGATTCGTTGACTCAGGGGCCGAGGTCTCTGATCTACAAGGTGAACAACGGTCCTCTTACGACACTGAATGTTGGCGGAGGAAGCTTCTTTCTTCCGTCGAGCACCACTGTTTCAGTGCCACTGAATGCAGGAGTCAACAGCCTTCAATTTGGCAGCCCTACGAGTTATCCGCCAGATATGGACCGTATTGTGATTCGTGGAGGCGGATTTGGGGCTCCTCCGCTTCCGAATTCAGTTACGTATGAGGCGGAAAACGCCACGTTGGCGGGAACCGTCACTCCTCCCTACTGCGAGTACTGCTCGGGTGCCGCGGAGGCGGGCAACATAGGTGGGGGCAGCGGCAACACTGTAACCTTTCCGAACGTCATCGTGGATAAGGCTGGAGCGTATCTGATGGAGATCGACTACCTGACGAGCGGTCCGCGGTCGTTCTTTATGACCGTCAACGGTGGAACCAGCACAGAACTCGACCTGAATGGAAGTAGCTTCAGCTTGCCTACCAGCGCGGTAATTTCGGTGCAGTTGCAGGCTGGATCCAATACGATCCAGTTCGGCAATGCCACAGGATACGCTCCGGCGTTGGACCGAATCGCGATTGCGCCGGTTGTTGAGTCCGCAAACCTGTCTGCATCCATCGTGGGTAAGGCTGGAGCTCAGAATCTGCGCGTCTGGAAGATATCGCTGAACAACCTCGGTGAGGGCCGTGCTGCCAGGTCTGAGATTAATACTTTTTCATTAACTCAGTCGAGCGGGGATGGAACTTGTTACCCGAAAGTGATCGGGCGACTGCCGATCGAATTGGGAGATATTGTTTCGAATGGCCACTCCAACATCAAGGTTCCGATCGATTTTTCGAAGTGTTCAAACAACGCACAGTTCAATGTGAATCTCGTGTTCAGCGCAAATAATGGAGCTGATGTTGGAAGCCTCGGCGGCAGTTCGGAGATACGGTAG